In a genomic window of Ignavibacteria bacterium:
- a CDS encoding inositol monophosphatase: MDASQLLRSAVDAAHAAGEILREGFGTAVTSRSKEGRHNLVTEFDLRCEDTIIAMLRSATPTASFLAEESGGSDNDDSLTWVIDPLDGTVNFAHGIPIFCVSIAATVNGVPVCGVIHNPLLNETFTATSGGGAFLNGAKLQVSPTATLNDAILVTGFPYNVDENPQHCIEQFSAIVSKGLPVRRLGSAALDLAYTAAGRFDGFWEVALHAWDMAAGVLLVQEAGGTVTHYEGRPFRLGHDSIIATNGLIHGELVNILTSVDR, translated from the coding sequence ATGGATGCATCTCAACTCCTTCGATCAGCGGTCGATGCTGCCCACGCTGCCGGAGAGATCCTCCGAGAGGGCTTCGGAACTGCCGTTACGTCTCGCTCTAAGGAAGGTCGACACAACCTCGTCACAGAATTCGATCTCCGTTGCGAGGATACGATCATCGCCATGCTTCGCTCTGCTACTCCTACTGCAAGCTTTCTTGCAGAAGAGAGCGGAGGATCAGACAACGATGATTCCTTAACGTGGGTGATCGACCCACTCGATGGCACAGTGAACTTTGCTCACGGCATACCGATCTTCTGTGTTTCGATCGCTGCTACCGTGAATGGTGTGCCAGTCTGTGGAGTGATCCACAACCCTTTGCTCAATGAAACGTTCACGGCCACATCAGGCGGTGGCGCCTTCCTCAACGGTGCCAAGCTTCAGGTATCGCCTACCGCTACGTTGAACGACGCGATCCTTGTGACCGGCTTCCCTTACAACGTCGACGAGAATCCTCAACATTGCATCGAACAATTCTCTGCAATTGTCAGTAAGGGGCTCCCTGTTCGCCGCCTCGGAAGTGCAGCACTTGACCTTGCATACACAGCTGCCGGACGGTTCGACGGATTCTGGGAGGTGGCTCTGCATGCATGGGATATGGCTGCCGGTGTTCTCCTTGTCCAGGAGGCCGGAGGAACCGTTACGCATTACGAGGGCAGACCGTTTCGGCTTGGTCACGACAGTATCATCGCAACGAACGGACTCATCCACGGCGAACTCGTGAACATCCTAACATCGGTGGACCGATGA
- a CDS encoding bifunctional (p)ppGpp synthetase/guanosine-3',5'-bis(diphosphate) 3'-pyrophosphohydrolase, translating to MENFRDPSNPQYNQRFLTTEELEERLHRHGDPISIPKVLDAYEMAQSVHAQQVRNDGTPYFYHSARTARIIMEELHAYDTDLIIAALLHDVLEDSSTITKGVLEYNFGSYVAYVVDMLTKDLAKARLDPDAVDVAHAERLRVASEDCLLIKLSARLDNIRCLSFNLKRNPIVYITNTLERYLPLADATSNVRLHYLASAIRSEANTFLG from the coding sequence ATGGAGAACTTCAGAGACCCATCCAACCCGCAATACAATCAACGGTTCCTCACCACTGAGGAACTCGAGGAACGTTTGCACCGTCACGGCGATCCGATCTCGATCCCCAAGGTCCTTGATGCCTATGAGATGGCGCAAAGTGTACATGCTCAACAAGTGCGAAATGACGGCACCCCGTACTTCTATCATAGCGCTCGTACTGCACGTATCATCATGGAAGAACTCCATGCCTATGACACGGATCTGATCATCGCTGCACTCTTACATGACGTTCTGGAAGACTCGAGTACCATCACTAAGGGTGTTCTGGAATACAACTTCGGATCATACGTTGCCTACGTGGTGGATATGCTCACAAAGGACCTTGCAAAGGCACGACTCGACCCAGATGCTGTTGATGTTGCTCACGCTGAGAGACTTCGTGTTGCCAGTGAAGACTGTTTGTTGATCAAACTCTCTGCACGTCTCGACAACATTCGTTGTCTGTCGTTCAACCTGAAACGTAATCCGATCGTGTACATCACGAACACCTTGGAGCGCTACCTGCCACTTGCAGATGCAACATCCAACGTACGGCTTCACTATCTCGCATCCGCCATTCGTTCGGAAGCCAATACCTTCCTCGGATAA
- the dapF gene encoding diaminopimelate epimerase — MIYHHMSGAGNTFLVADGRTAPHPDLSPDDVLNAIANHPRSDGAEIEGVLVLRSSELQTFAADYYNPDGSHGMMCGNGSRCIVRFAIDHGVDATSTITFTLNGAPYTADVLGDDLIRIHFSAPNDVRTFARGELSGVDQAVTYVDVNSDHVVIDGPRDASRPIVQALRHHAVFLRGVNVNMVDLRRDGTAAIATFERGVEAITGACGTGALSAAVALWLQRRAGDSVHFVPPSGRPLMVHIDHNGTTITGLTLEGDARYDNA; from the coding sequence ATGATCTATCATCACATGAGCGGAGCGGGTAACACCTTTCTCGTTGCCGACGGTAGAACGGCTCCTCATCCGGATCTCTCGCCGGACGATGTACTCAACGCCATCGCCAACCATCCGCGAAGCGACGGTGCAGAGATCGAAGGTGTTCTTGTTCTCCGATCATCGGAACTCCAAACATTTGCCGCTGACTACTACAATCCTGATGGATCACATGGCATGATGTGCGGCAACGGTTCCCGTTGCATTGTGCGCTTCGCCATAGATCATGGCGTGGATGCAACATCGACGATCACTTTTACGCTCAATGGAGCCCCGTACACTGCAGATGTCCTCGGCGATGATCTGATCCGCATCCACTTCTCTGCACCGAATGACGTACGCACGTTTGCCCGCGGAGAACTGTCTGGAGTGGATCAGGCCGTGACGTATGTTGATGTGAACTCCGACCATGTTGTGATCGACGGTCCGCGTGATGCATCTCGTCCGATCGTGCAAGCATTGAGACATCATGCCGTCTTTCTGCGCGGAGTGAATGTGAACATGGTTGACCTCCGACGTGATGGAACGGCAGCCATCGCCACGTTTGAACGCGGTGTGGAGGCCATAACCGGAGCGTGCGGAACCGGAGCTTTGAGTGCTGCAGTTGCGCTGTGGCTTCAACGTCGCGCAGGAGACTCCGTCCACTTCGTGCCACCAAGCGGCAGACCGCTGATGGTACACATCGATCATAACGGTACAACGATCACCGGCCTTACGCTTGAAGGAGATGCACGATATGACAACGCTTGA